The Streptomyces avermitilis MA-4680 = NBRC 14893 genome contains a region encoding:
- a CDS encoding LamG domain-containing protein, which yields MAATVLAAPGTAAAAGNTPPARPLVKDLQTGSKACAAGEDARPYVAEPPKLSAVLYDPDRTQVSGEFEVWWTDTEGAEQRRTYTTTAKLSGTPFTLQLPSDIPPTTVVSWRVRANDGTTTSPWSSAGEDGSACEFVYDDVNPEKAALSSPEYPQPQDVFWVDGVGVYGHFTMDSPSDDVVAYTYGFIGGPYGTVRAQQAGGAVTIPFLPLASGPQRLTVRAIDRAGRSSGQSAYEFNVKSGHAPVSQWKLADPAGTTSAAAETGTAARAGSGVTFAGAAPDGTGLTSTAHLDGGDQAFLTPDAPAVDTHGTFAVSAWVRPERTDRDMAVVSQGAGSTGAGLGLRRGDEGPVWSFTVAGQEVSGGAPETGEWAHVLGLYDAETGLAQLYVNGHEAGTKTKAEPTRTTDAFRIGQGSGLSAWQGDIGDVRAYDRVVVPAEATELGYRKPKSLGHWSLETASDGASPEQSGRAPLKLGAGATVYRVPDSSCLPELDPDCPVVPLPLVGDGHLQLDGETGYAATEQPVADTSGSFTIGAVVRLADAEPAHPMTVLSQAGEHTDAFKVRYQPSEHAWQLVMPVKDERGAAETVVSQIESADGGEGQGHRLAVVYDDATDQVKLYLDGVAGTSATADFPDGWHSSGPLQVGRGHTADGWGEYLHGDVDEVQAYAGALRDRDITGLGWGTDPCLC from the coding sequence GTGGCCGCCACGGTCCTGGCGGCACCGGGAACGGCCGCGGCGGCGGGCAACACACCGCCCGCGCGACCGCTCGTGAAGGACCTCCAGACCGGGAGCAAGGCGTGCGCGGCGGGGGAGGACGCGCGGCCGTACGTGGCGGAACCGCCGAAACTGAGCGCGGTGCTGTACGACCCCGACCGCACCCAGGTCAGCGGTGAGTTCGAGGTCTGGTGGACGGACACCGAGGGCGCCGAGCAGCGCAGGACCTACACGACCACGGCGAAGCTCTCGGGCACCCCGTTCACCCTGCAACTCCCGTCCGACATCCCGCCGACCACCGTCGTCTCCTGGCGGGTGCGCGCCAACGACGGCACCACCACGTCGCCTTGGAGCTCCGCGGGCGAGGACGGCTCGGCCTGCGAGTTCGTGTACGACGACGTGAATCCGGAGAAGGCGGCGCTCTCCTCCCCCGAATACCCGCAGCCACAGGACGTGTTCTGGGTGGACGGAGTGGGCGTGTACGGCCACTTCACCATGGACTCGCCCTCGGACGACGTCGTGGCCTACACATACGGCTTCATCGGCGGCCCCTACGGAACCGTCCGCGCCCAGCAGGCCGGCGGGGCCGTCACCATTCCCTTTCTGCCGCTCGCCTCGGGTCCTCAGCGGCTGACGGTCCGCGCGATCGACCGGGCCGGACGCAGCAGCGGCCAGTCGGCGTACGAATTCAACGTGAAGTCCGGCCACGCCCCCGTCTCCCAGTGGAAGCTCGCCGACCCGGCCGGCACCACCAGCGCGGCCGCCGAAACCGGAACCGCCGCGCGCGCCGGCTCCGGGGTGACCTTCGCGGGAGCCGCGCCGGACGGCACCGGCCTCACCAGCACCGCCCACCTCGACGGCGGCGACCAGGCGTTCCTGACCCCCGACGCCCCGGCCGTGGACACGCACGGGACCTTCGCGGTCAGCGCGTGGGTGCGCCCGGAGCGCACCGACCGGGACATGGCGGTGGTGAGCCAGGGCGCCGGCTCCACGGGAGCCGGGCTCGGACTGCGCAGGGGCGACGAGGGCCCGGTGTGGTCCTTCACCGTCGCCGGCCAGGAGGTCTCGGGCGGCGCTCCGGAGACCGGCGAGTGGGCCCACGTCCTCGGCCTGTACGACGCCGAGACCGGCCTGGCGCAGCTCTACGTCAACGGCCACGAGGCCGGTACGAAGACGAAGGCCGAGCCCACGCGGACCACCGACGCCTTCCGGATCGGCCAGGGCTCCGGTCTGTCGGCCTGGCAGGGCGACATCGGTGACGTCCGCGCCTACGACCGGGTCGTCGTACCCGCCGAGGCCACCGAACTCGGCTACCGCAAGCCGAAGTCGCTCGGCCACTGGTCCCTGGAGACGGCGTCGGACGGTGCCAGCCCCGAGCAGAGCGGCAGGGCGCCGCTGAAGCTGGGCGCGGGCGCGACGGTCTACCGGGTCCCGGACAGCTCCTGCCTGCCGGAGCTCGACCCGGACTGCCCCGTCGTGCCCCTCCCGCTGGTCGGTGACGGCCACCTCCAGCTGGACGGCGAGACGGGCTACGCGGCCACGGAGCAGCCGGTCGCGGACACCTCGGGCAGCTTCACCATCGGCGCCGTCGTACGGCTGGCGGACGCCGAACCCGCCCACCCGATGACCGTGCTGTCGCAGGCCGGCGAGCACACGGACGCCTTCAAGGTGCGCTACCAGCCGTCGGAGCACGCCTGGCAGCTGGTCATGCCGGTCAAGGACGAGCGGGGCGCGGCCGAGACCGTGGTGTCCCAGATCGAATCGGCGGACGGCGGCGAGGGGCAGGGCCACCGTCTCGCGGTCGTGTACGACGACGCCACCGACCAGGTCAAGCTCTACCTGGACGGCGTCGCCGGCACCTCCGCGACCGCGGACTTCCCGGACGGCTGGCACAGCTCGGGCCCGTTGCAGGTGGGCCGCGGCCACACGGCCGACGGCTGGGGCGAGTACCTGCACGGCGACGTCGACGAGGTACAGGCGTACGCGGGGGCGCTGCGGGACCGCGACATCACCGGCCTGGGCTGGGGCACCGACCCTTGCCTGTGCTGA
- a CDS encoding SCO4225 family membrane protein: MDISRRSRALLAPAGDNWLSRVYLAVVVAATGFVLYDAAFVSHPDASLAAVVPWLLTAPLSLLYTLLPDDVLSGAPTGVATALYVAGIAVAATANAVFMGVALRRIRPSAPRTAASA; this comes from the coding sequence ATGGACATCTCCCGCCGCAGCCGTGCCCTGCTCGCCCCGGCCGGGGACAACTGGCTCTCGCGCGTCTATCTGGCCGTGGTCGTCGCCGCGACCGGGTTCGTCCTCTACGACGCCGCGTTCGTCTCCCACCCCGACGCCTCGCTGGCGGCCGTGGTGCCGTGGCTGCTGACCGCCCCGCTGAGCCTGCTCTACACGCTGCTGCCCGACGACGTGCTCAGCGGTGCGCCCACCGGTGTTGCCACGGCCCTCTATGTGGCCGGAATCGCGGTCGCCGCGACGGCCAACGCCGTGTTCATGGGCGTGGCCCTGCGCAGGATCCGCCCGTCGGCCCCGCGCACCGCCGCCAGCGCCTGA
- a CDS encoding bifunctional FO biosynthesis protein CofGH produces MTTSATSGTGPTANSMRRALKRARDGVALDVTEAAVLLQARGEDLDDLTASAARVRDAGLEAAGRAGVITYSKSVFIPLTRLCRDKCHYCTFVTVPGKLRRAGHGMFMSPDEVLDIARKGAALGCKEALITLGDKPEDRWPEAREWLDAHGYDDTIAYVRAISIRILEETGLLPHLNPGVMSWTDFQRLKPVAPSMGMMLETTATRLWSEPGGPHHGSPDKEPAVRLRVLEDAGRSSVPFTSGILIGIGETYEERAESLFALRKISRAYHGIQELIIQNFRAKPDTAMRGMPDAELDELIATVAVARHIMGPRACLQAPPNLVDSEYGRLIGAGIDDWGGVSPLTIDHVNPERPWPQIDLLREQSAQAGFELRERLCVYPEFVQRGEPWLDPRLLPHVRALADPASGLAHADATVEGHPWQEPEEAFVAQGRTDLHHSIDTEGRTGDRRDDFDVVYGDWEALREAAAPGMVPERIDTDVRQALATAANDPTRLTDAEALALLHADGPALDALTRIADDVRKAAVGDDVTYIVTRNINFTNVCYTGCRFCAFAQRRTDADAYTLSLEQVADRAQQAWDVGAVEVCMQGGIHPDLPGTAYFDIAKAVKERVPGMHVHAFSPMEVVNGATRTGLSIREWLTAAKEAGLDSIPGTAAEILDDEVRWVLTKGKLPTATWIEVITTAHELGIRSSSTMMYGHVDQPRHWLGHFRTLARIQQQTGGFTEFVTLPFIHTNAPVYLAGIARPGPTTRDNRAVMAMARLLLHPHIPNIQTSWVKLGTEGAAEMLRSGANDLGGTLMEETISRMAGSSYGSYKSVKDLIAVAEAAGRPAKPRTTLYGEVPQERQRAAAASDGHLPELLPVLD; encoded by the coding sequence ATGACGACCTCCGCGACCTCCGGAACCGGGCCCACGGCGAACTCCATGCGGCGCGCGCTGAAACGGGCGCGGGACGGTGTCGCACTCGACGTCACCGAGGCGGCCGTGCTCCTCCAGGCCCGCGGCGAGGACCTCGACGACCTCACCGCCTCCGCCGCCCGGGTGCGTGACGCGGGCCTGGAAGCGGCCGGCCGCGCCGGAGTCATCACCTACTCGAAGAGCGTCTTCATCCCCCTCACCCGCCTGTGCCGGGACAAGTGCCACTACTGCACGTTCGTCACGGTCCCCGGCAAGCTGCGCCGCGCCGGGCACGGGATGTTCATGTCCCCGGACGAGGTCCTGGACATCGCCCGCAAGGGCGCCGCCCTCGGCTGCAAGGAAGCCCTGATCACGCTGGGCGACAAGCCCGAGGACCGCTGGCCCGAGGCGCGCGAGTGGCTGGACGCGCACGGGTACGACGACACGATCGCGTACGTACGGGCCATCTCGATCCGCATCCTGGAGGAGACGGGGCTGCTGCCCCACCTCAACCCGGGCGTGATGTCGTGGACGGACTTCCAGCGGCTCAAGCCGGTCGCGCCGAGCATGGGCATGATGCTGGAGACCACGGCCACCCGCCTCTGGTCGGAGCCCGGCGGCCCGCACCACGGCTCCCCGGACAAGGAGCCGGCCGTACGCCTGCGCGTCCTGGAGGACGCCGGCCGCTCCTCCGTCCCCTTCACCAGCGGCATCCTCATCGGGATCGGCGAGACGTACGAGGAGCGCGCCGAGTCGCTGTTCGCGCTGCGGAAGATCTCGCGGGCGTACCACGGCATCCAGGAGCTGATCATCCAGAACTTCCGCGCCAAGCCGGACACGGCGATGCGCGGGATGCCGGACGCGGAGCTGGACGAACTGATCGCCACGGTGGCGGTGGCCCGGCACATCATGGGACCGCGCGCCTGCCTCCAGGCGCCGCCGAACCTCGTCGACAGCGAGTACGGGCGGCTGATCGGCGCCGGGATCGACGACTGGGGCGGGGTGTCCCCGCTGACCATCGACCATGTGAACCCGGAGCGTCCGTGGCCGCAGATCGACCTCCTGCGTGAGCAGTCCGCTCAGGCGGGCTTCGAACTGCGTGAACGCCTGTGCGTCTACCCGGAGTTCGTGCAGCGGGGCGAGCCGTGGCTGGACCCGCGGCTGCTGCCGCACGTACGGGCCCTCGCGGACCCCGCCTCCGGTCTCGCGCACGCGGACGCGACGGTCGAGGGCCACCCGTGGCAGGAGCCGGAGGAGGCGTTCGTCGCCCAGGGCCGCACCGACCTGCATCACAGCATCGACACCGAGGGCCGTACGGGCGACCGCCGGGACGACTTCGACGTCGTGTACGGCGACTGGGAGGCGCTGCGGGAGGCGGCGGCGCCCGGCATGGTGCCCGAGCGCATCGACACCGACGTCCGCCAGGCCCTGGCGACGGCGGCGAACGACCCCACCCGGCTCACCGACGCCGAGGCGCTGGCCCTGCTGCACGCGGACGGCCCGGCGCTGGACGCGCTCACCCGCATCGCCGACGACGTCCGCAAGGCGGCGGTCGGCGACGACGTCACCTACATCGTCACCAGGAACATCAACTTCACCAACGTCTGCTACACGGGCTGCCGCTTCTGCGCGTTCGCCCAGCGCCGCACGGACGCGGACGCGTACACCCTCTCCCTGGAGCAGGTCGCCGACCGTGCCCAGCAGGCGTGGGACGTGGGCGCGGTCGAGGTGTGCATGCAGGGCGGGATCCACCCCGACCTGCCCGGGACGGCGTACTTCGACATCGCGAAGGCGGTGAAGGAACGCGTCCCCGGCATGCACGTGCACGCCTTCTCCCCGATGGAGGTGGTGAACGGCGCGACCCGCACCGGCCTGTCCATCCGCGAGTGGCTGACGGCGGCGAAGGAGGCGGGCCTGGACTCGATCCCCGGCACGGCGGCGGAGATCCTGGACGACGAGGTCCGCTGGGTCCTGACGAAGGGCAAGCTGCCGACGGCCACCTGGATCGAGGTGATCACGACGGCCCACGAGCTGGGCATCCGCTCGTCCTCGACGATGATGTACGGCCATGTGGACCAGCCCCGCCACTGGCTCGGCCACTTCCGCACGCTCGCGCGGATCCAGCAGCAGACGGGCGGCTTCACGGAGTTCGTGACGCTCCCCTTCATCCACACCAACGCCCCGGTGTATCTGGCGGGCATCGCCCGCCCCGGCCCGACGACCCGCGACAACCGCGCGGTGATGGCGATGGCCCGGCTCCTCCTGCACCCCCACATCCCCAACATCCAGACCAGCTGGGTGAAGCTGGGCACGGAGGGCGCTGCGGAGATGCTCCGTTCCGGCGCCAACGACCTGGGCGGCACACTGATGGAGGAGACCATCTCCCGTATGGCGGGCTCCAGTTACGGCTCGTACAAGTCCGTCAAGGACCTGATCGCGGTGGCGGAGGCGGCGGGGCGTCCGGCGAAGCCGCGTACGACCTTGTACGGGGAGGTGCCGCAGGAGCGGCAGCGGGCGGCCGCGGCTTCCGACGGGCATCTGCCGGAGCTGCTGCCGGTGCTGGACTGA
- a CDS encoding CehA/McbA family metallohydrolase codes for MCEDDHGIGRRALFVTGAAAALTLGSVSFASGAPAAGQETRTVRGTLPTGSPDFVYVPVEVPSGVQELHVAYTYEKPAVPAGTPGNALDIGLFDERGTELGGKGFRGWSGGARTEFFVRADDATPGYVPGPVRPGTWHIALGPYTVAPGGLPYEITVTLTYGEQGRTPRPGYPPARAKGRGRAWYRGDCHLHSWHSDGRRTPAEIAALARAAGLDFINSSDHNTHSAHPHWADQAGDDLLIMLGEEVTTRNGHVVALGTDPGTFVDWRYRARDNRFGRYAREIRRAGGLVVPAHPHATCVGCNWKFGFGEADAIEVWNGAYTPDDEVALADWDSMLVASVRGDARSWIPAMGNSDAHRDPDPVGTPQTVVLADDLTREAVQEGIRAGRSYVAESKSVSLSFSAAGPKGEHAGIGGRLRVAGDAPVTVRLEVTGAPRCSARFVTDQGVLFTSAVLPVSGSGTVEWRTTAQYAAYVRAELRHEAALGPLPGPLAAFTNPIFLGA; via the coding sequence ATGTGTGAGGACGACCACGGAATCGGCAGACGGGCGTTGTTCGTGACGGGAGCGGCCGCCGCGCTTACGTTGGGAAGCGTGAGCTTCGCGAGCGGTGCCCCGGCGGCCGGCCAGGAGACGCGGACGGTGCGCGGCACCCTGCCCACCGGCTCGCCGGACTTCGTGTACGTGCCCGTCGAAGTCCCCTCGGGCGTACAGGAACTCCACGTCGCCTACACCTACGAGAAGCCGGCCGTGCCCGCCGGCACCCCGGGCAACGCCCTCGACATCGGCCTCTTCGACGAACGCGGCACGGAACTGGGCGGCAAGGGCTTCCGCGGCTGGTCGGGGGGCGCCCGCACGGAGTTCTTCGTCCGTGCGGACGACGCGACCCCCGGGTACGTCCCGGGGCCCGTCCGCCCCGGCACCTGGCACATCGCCCTCGGCCCGTACACGGTGGCGCCGGGGGGTCTGCCGTACGAGATCACGGTCACGCTGACCTACGGGGAGCAGGGCCGGACCCCGCGGCCCGGCTACCCGCCCGCGCGCGCCAAGGGCCGCGGCCGGGCCTGGTACCGGGGCGACTGCCATCTGCACTCCTGGCACTCGGACGGCCGCCGCACCCCCGCGGAGATCGCCGCCCTGGCCCGCGCCGCGGGCCTGGACTTCATCAACTCGTCCGATCACAACACCCACTCCGCGCACCCGCACTGGGCGGACCAGGCGGGCGACGACCTCCTGATCATGCTGGGCGAGGAGGTCACGACGAGGAACGGCCATGTGGTGGCGCTGGGGACCGACCCCGGCACGTTCGTGGACTGGCGCTACCGGGCCCGCGACAACCGCTTCGGCCGGTACGCCCGGGAGATCCGGCGCGCCGGTGGCCTGGTCGTCCCGGCGCATCCGCACGCCACCTGCGTCGGCTGCAACTGGAAGTTCGGCTTCGGCGAGGCCGACGCGATCGAGGTGTGGAACGGCGCGTACACGCCGGACGACGAGGTGGCGCTGGCCGACTGGGACAGCATGCTGGTCGCGTCCGTGCGCGGGGACGCGCGGTCGTGGATCCCGGCGATGGGCAACAGTGACGCCCATCGCGACCCCGACCCGGTCGGCACCCCGCAGACGGTCGTCCTCGCCGACGACCTCACCCGCGAGGCCGTCCAGGAGGGCATCCGCGCGGGCCGCTCGTACGTGGCCGAGTCGAAGTCGGTGTCGCTGTCGTTCTCGGCGGCGGGGCCGAAAGGTGAGCACGCGGGGATCGGCGGCCGGCTGCGGGTGGCCGGCGACGCCCCGGTCACGGTCCGTCTGGAGGTCACGGGGGCGCCCCGCTGCTCGGCCCGCTTCGTGACGGACCAGGGTGTCCTCTTCACGAGCGCCGTCCTCCCGGTGTCCGGCAGCGGAACGGTGGAGTGGCGGACGACGGCGCAGTACGCGGCGTACGTACGGGCGGAGCTCCGGCACGAGGCGGCGCTGGGTCCGCTGCCGGGGCCGCTGGCGGCGTTCACCAACCCGATCTTTCTGGGGGCGTGA
- a CDS encoding nitroreductase family deazaflavin-dependent oxidoreductase, translated as MARYDEVKFRAITAFQRRVGNPVLRRLPFQTVLETTGRTSGLPRRTPVGGRRVGDSFWLVSEYGEKSQYIRNIKANPTVRVRIRGHWHPGTAHLLPDDDPRARLKTLPRLNSTAVRAFGTGLLTVRVDLTDTRVT; from the coding sequence ATGGCACGCTACGACGAGGTCAAGTTCCGGGCGATCACGGCATTCCAGCGGAGGGTCGGCAATCCGGTGCTGCGCCGACTGCCGTTCCAGACGGTCCTGGAGACCACGGGCCGCACGTCGGGGCTGCCCCGTCGGACCCCGGTGGGCGGCCGCCGCGTCGGTGACTCCTTCTGGCTCGTCTCCGAGTACGGCGAGAAGTCGCAGTACATCCGCAACATCAAGGCGAACCCGACCGTACGCGTCCGCATCCGGGGCCACTGGCACCCGGGTACGGCCCACCTCCTGCCCGACGACGACCCCCGAGCCCGCCTGAAGACCCTGCCGCGCCTGAACAGCACGGCGGTGCGGGCCTTCGGGACGGGTCTGCTGACGGTGCGGGTGGACCTGACGGACACCCGCGTGACCTGA
- a CDS encoding DUF3500 domain-containing protein, which translates to MDGHTPRTPEAERSRRWFMNKALLAGGVAAVATMTGCSAGSSGASSSASASGAPGGMPSGAPSGAPSGGPGGGAGGMGPGASEVKYDDFTGVTTDGKAADGLYSVHATDVSTDAVVKAAQAFLDGLSQKERKATLFDVQADEWLAWSNVDGYQREGVRMGDITAKKRDLGYALLGAALSADGLTQTRNIMKLNAFLGEYSGGGKETLTEGAYFFTIMGTPSTTKPWGFQYEGHHVAINYFVLGDQVVMTPTFMGSEPTSATYKGEKIVTFRTETKAGLTMLRSLTDAQRKKVVSSETKAGDNMKAGAGQDNLKLAYQGLAGSQLTDAQRDKLLDLVRVYVGYMDDGHAEVKMTEVEKHLDDTYFYWIGATKDTSPFYYRVHSPVVLIEYDAQSPIAYGTKSGGGMGGPGGKPTQQHIHTIIRTPNGGDYGVDLLKLHLAHDH; encoded by the coding sequence ATGGACGGACACACACCCCGCACTCCCGAAGCCGAGCGCAGTCGCCGGTGGTTCATGAACAAGGCGCTGCTCGCCGGCGGTGTCGCCGCGGTGGCGACCATGACCGGCTGTTCCGCGGGCTCCTCCGGCGCGTCGAGCTCCGCCTCGGCCTCCGGGGCGCCGGGCGGCATGCCGTCCGGCGCCCCCTCGGGCGCCCCCTCCGGGGGGCCCGGCGGAGGCGCCGGCGGGATGGGCCCCGGCGCCAGTGAGGTCAAGTACGACGACTTCACGGGCGTCACCACCGACGGCAAGGCCGCCGACGGCCTGTACTCCGTCCACGCCACCGACGTCTCCACCGACGCGGTGGTCAAGGCGGCGCAGGCCTTCCTGGACGGGCTCTCCCAGAAGGAACGCAAGGCCACCCTGTTCGATGTGCAGGCCGACGAATGGCTGGCCTGGAGCAACGTCGACGGATACCAGCGCGAGGGCGTCCGCATGGGCGACATCACGGCCAAGAAGCGCGACCTCGGCTACGCGCTGCTCGGCGCGGCCCTGTCCGCCGACGGGCTCACCCAGACCCGCAACATCATGAAGCTCAACGCGTTCCTGGGCGAGTACAGCGGTGGCGGCAAGGAGACCCTCACCGAGGGCGCCTACTTCTTCACGATCATGGGCACCCCGTCGACCACGAAACCCTGGGGCTTCCAGTACGAGGGCCACCACGTGGCCATCAACTACTTCGTCCTGGGCGACCAGGTCGTCATGACGCCGACCTTCATGGGCTCCGAGCCGACGTCCGCAACGTACAAGGGCGAGAAGATCGTCACCTTCAGGACGGAGACGAAGGCCGGTCTGACGATGCTGCGCTCCCTGACCGACGCGCAGCGCAAGAAGGTCGTCTCCTCGGAGACCAAGGCCGGCGACAACATGAAGGCCGGCGCGGGCCAGGACAACCTCAAGCTCGCCTACCAGGGCCTGGCCGGCTCCCAGCTCACCGACGCGCAGCGGGACAAGCTGCTCGACCTGGTGCGCGTCTACGTCGGCTACATGGACGACGGGCACGCCGAGGTGAAGATGACGGAGGTGGAGAAGCACCTGGACGACACGTACTTCTACTGGATCGGCGCGACCAAGGACACCTCCCCGTTCTACTACCGCGTCCACAGCCCGGTCGTGCTCATCGAGTACGACGCCCAGTCCCCGATCGCGTACGGCACCAAGTCCGGCGGCGGCATGGGCGGCCCCGGCGGCAAGCCGACGCAGCAGCACATCCACACCATCATCCGCACCCCGAACGGCGGCGACTACGGCGTGGACCTGCTCAAGCTCCACCTGGCCCACGACCACTGA
- a CDS encoding aldehyde dehydrogenase family protein, with the protein MTPGTPGNPAAPVTPGASDAQRLFIGGEWVAPDGGHYEVIDPATEAVVGWAPEASRDQVHAAAAAAREAFAAWSRTPAEERAAVLGRAAEVMRRNLVPYAELAQAESGATTGTARGMQVGVGAARFRRYARVEPAEEPIAPQINEAGPFGRAAVMGALAVRQPVGVVTCITSYNNPWANPAGKIAPALAMGNTVVVKPAPQDPLSVYRMAEALQAAGVPPGVVNVVSGSGAQAGEAAVDCPDVDMVSFTGSTAVGQRIAEVCGRGMKRQLMELGGKGAALVFEDADLASAVSGIGTTFSFYSGQICTAPTRVLAQRGVYDRVVDQLAAYARRLPVGDPRAPGTVVGPVISAAHRDRVESYVELGRKEGARVVTGGERPPCATGFYVAPTLLADCTTDMRVVREEIFGPVVAVLPFDDEEEGIELANSSDYGLIDYVWSADVARAFRVARRLRAGGVGVNTVGRNMEAPFGGFKRSGVGRDVGSYALHAYSELQAIVWPG; encoded by the coding sequence ATGACTCCGGGGACTCCAGGGAATCCAGCGGCTCCAGTGACGCCTGGGGCGAGCGACGCGCAGCGGCTGTTCATCGGCGGTGAGTGGGTCGCCCCCGACGGCGGCCACTACGAGGTGATCGACCCGGCGACCGAGGCAGTCGTCGGGTGGGCGCCGGAGGCCTCGCGGGACCAGGTGCACGCGGCCGCCGCCGCGGCCCGTGAGGCCTTCGCGGCGTGGTCGCGCACGCCGGCCGAGGAGCGTGCGGCGGTCCTCGGCCGCGCCGCGGAGGTGATGCGGCGCAACCTCGTGCCGTACGCCGAACTGGCCCAGGCCGAGAGCGGCGCCACGACCGGCACGGCGCGCGGCATGCAGGTCGGGGTCGGGGCGGCCCGGTTCAGGCGGTACGCGCGTGTGGAGCCGGCCGAGGAGCCCATCGCCCCGCAGATCAACGAGGCGGGCCCGTTCGGCAGGGCCGCCGTCATGGGCGCCCTCGCGGTACGGCAACCGGTGGGCGTCGTCACCTGCATCACGTCGTACAACAACCCGTGGGCGAACCCGGCGGGCAAGATCGCGCCCGCGCTGGCCATGGGCAACACGGTGGTGGTGAAGCCGGCCCCGCAGGACCCGCTGTCCGTGTACCGGATGGCCGAGGCGCTTCAGGCGGCGGGTGTGCCGCCGGGTGTGGTCAACGTGGTCAGCGGTTCGGGGGCGCAGGCAGGCGAGGCGGCCGTGGACTGCCCGGACGTCGACATGGTGAGCTTCACCGGCTCCACCGCCGTCGGACAGCGCATCGCCGAGGTGTGCGGCCGCGGCATGAAACGGCAGTTGATGGAGCTGGGCGGGAAGGGCGCGGCGCTCGTCTTCGAGGACGCGGACCTGGCGTCGGCGGTCTCGGGGATCGGCACGACGTTCTCGTTCTACAGCGGCCAGATCTGCACGGCGCCGACGCGGGTGCTGGCGCAGCGGGGCGTGTACGACCGCGTGGTCGACCAACTCGCCGCGTACGCCCGCCGTCTGCCGGTCGGGGACCCGCGCGCCCCGGGCACGGTCGTGGGCCCGGTGATCTCGGCGGCCCACCGGGACCGGGTGGAGTCGTATGTCGAGCTGGGCCGCAAGGAGGGGGCGAGGGTGGTGACGGGCGGCGAACGGCCCCCGTGCGCCACGGGGTTCTACGTCGCCCCGACGCTCCTCGCGGACTGCACCACCGACATGAGGGTGGTCCGCGAGGAGATCTTCGGTCCGGTCGTGGCCGTCCTCCCCTTCGACGACGAGGAGGAGGGGATCGAGCTGGCCAACAGCAGCGACTACGGCCTGATCGACTACGTCTGGTCCGCCGACGTGGCCCGCGCCTTCCGCGTCGCCCGCCGCCTCAGGGCCGGCGGAGTCGGCGTCAACACGGTCGGCCGGAACATGGAGGCCCCCTTCGGCGGCTTCAAGAGGAGCGGGGTCGGCCGGGACGTGGGCTCGTACGCGCTGCACGCGTACAGCGAGCTGCAGGCGATCGTGTGGCCGGGGTGA